One Solanum lycopersicum chromosome 4, SLM_r2.1 DNA window includes the following coding sequences:
- the LOC101252388 gene encoding uncharacterized protein: protein MAIPAPPSSSAVPGGYQKSKRSLGFFANAMKRKDSFLQFFAMTGILLLSMRSLGQKYRINDLEEDNAALKEEQEGLVHRMNHIKQSLLAEAASEPTGAFASRLRRLFGDES, encoded by the coding sequence ATGGCTATCCCTGCACCACCATCGAGCTCCGCCGTTCCCGGCGGTTATCAGAAATCTAAGAGATCGTTAGGTTTCTTTGCAAACGCAATGAAGAGGAAAGATAGCTTTTTACAATTCTTCGCCATGACAGGAATTCTTCTTCTGAGTATGAGATCGCTTGGGCAAAAGTACCGCATAAACGACCTCGAGGAGGATAACGCCGCGCTCAAGGAAGAACAAGAAGGGCTCGTTCACCGAATGAACCATATCAAGCAAAGTCTACTTGCTGAAGCTGCTAGTGAGCCCACTGGTGCCTTTGCTTCCCGTCTTCGCCGCCTCTTTGGTGATGAAAGCTGA
- the LOC778302 gene encoding multicopper oxidase-like protein precursor produces the protein MLPLKFAVAVFLVVLIGNSVVAEDPYRYFDWNVTYGTIYPLGVPQQGILINGQFPGPDINSVTNDNLVINIHNSLDEPFLLSWNGVQNRRNSFVDGVYGTTCPIPPGRNNTFNLQVKDQIGSFYYFPSLAFHKAAGGFGGIRILSRPRIPVPFPDPANDYTILIGDWYKKNHTDLKAILDGGRKLPFPDGILINGRGPNGVTFTVDQGKTYRLRISNVGLQNSLNFRVEGHKMTLVEVEGTHTLQTTYSSLDVHAGQSYSVLITANQEAKDHYIVVSSRFTTPVLTTTAVLHYSSSNTPVSGPPPGGPTIQIDWSLNQARSIRTNLSASGPRPNPQGSYHYGMINTTKTIRLASSAGQVNGKQRYAVNSVSFVPLDTPLKLLDYFKIGGFRVGSIPDSPTGGGIYQDTSVLGVNYRQFIEIIFENNEDIVQSWHLDGYSFWVVGMDGGQWTQASRNGYNLRDAVSRCTTQVYPKSWTAIYIALDNVGMWNLRTEFWARQYLGQQLYMRVYTDSTSLRDEYPIPRGARLCGKVANRHTRPL, from the exons ATGTTGCCGCTAAAATTCGCCGTAGCGGTGTTTTTAGTGGTATTAATTGGGAATTCTGTTGTAGCAGAAGATCCTTATAGATATTTCGATTGGAATGTCACTTATGGAACTATATATCCTCTCGGAGTTCCTCAACAG GGAATTCTGATTAATGGTCAATTTCCTGGTCCTGATATCAACTCGGTCACCAATGACAATCTCGTTATCAATATCCACAACAGCTTGGATGAACCTTTTCTACTTTCCTG GAACGGagtacaaaacagaagaaaCTCATTTGTAGATGGAGTATATGGAACAACATGCCCAATACCGCCAGGGAGAAATAACACATTCAATCTACAAGTGAAGGATCAAATAGGGAGTTTCTATTACTTCCCATCTCTTGCATTCCACAAAGCTGCTGGTGGTTTTGGAGGGATTAGGATTCTCAGCAGGCCTAGAATCCCCGTCCCTTTTCCGGACCCTGCAAACGACTACACCATCCTCATTGGAGATTGGTACAAAAAGAACCACACG GACTTGAAAGCAATTCTTGACGGAGGCAGGAAGTTACCTTTCCCTGATGGCATTCTTATCAATGGTCGTGGTCCTAATGGTGTTACATTCACAGTCGATCAAG GGAAAACCTATAGATTGAGGATATCAAACGTTGGATTGCAAAATTCATTGAATTTCCGCGTTGAAGGACACAAAATGACATTAGTTGAAGTAGAGGGAACACACACATTGCAAACAACTTATTCCTCACTTGATGTCCATGCTGGCCAATCTTACTCTGTCCTCATTACAGCTAATCAAGAAGCAAAAGACCATTACATCGTTGTTTCATCTCGTTTCACGACTCCAGTCCTCACCACCACTGCTGTACTTCACTATAGCAGCTCTAACACCCCCGTCTCTGGTCCTCCTCCTGGTGGACCTACCATCCAAATCGACTGGTCCCTTAATCAGGCCCGCTCCATCAG GACAAACTTGTCAGCAAGTGGACCAAGGCCAAACCCACAAGGTTCATACCATTACGGTATGATCAACACAACTAAAACCATCAGACTTGCTAGCTCTGCTGGTCAAGTGAATGGCAAACAGAGATATGCTGTCAACAGCGTGTCGTTTGTGCCACTTGATACTCCTCTAAAACTACTCGACTACTTCAAGATTGGCGGATTCAGAGTTGGAAGCATACCTGATTCCCCAACTGGTGGAGGAATTTACCAAGACACGTCTGTTCTAGGTGTTAATTACAGGCAATTCATTGAGATTATATTCGAAAATAATGAGGACATCGTCCAGAGCTGGCATCTTGATGGCTACTCTTTTTGGGTTGTAGG GATGGATGGAGGCCAGTGGACTCAAGCTAGTAGGAACGGATACAACCTTCGTGATGCAGTTTCACGTTGCACAACTCAG GTCTATCCCAAGTCATGGACCGCGATATACATTGCATTGGACAATGTAGGAATGTGGAACCTGAGGACTGAATTCTGGGCACGACAGTACCTCGGTCAACAACTATACATGAGAGTTTACACAGACTCAACCTCATTGAGAGACGAATATCCAATTCCAAGAGGCGCTCGTCTTTGTGGCAAGGTGGCTAATCGGCACACACGACCACTTTAA